CAATTCAGCTGGCATATCCTTCAAGCTGTGTACCGCAAAATCGGTTTCCTTATCGAACAAGGATTGCTCGATTTCTTTAACAAACAACCCTTTTCCGCCTACTTTGGACAAAGTCACATCGAGGATTCGATCGCCTTTTGTCACGATTTCATGCAATTCAAAATCAGCCTCAGGTGATAACCCTTTTAGTTGATCTATGACCCAATTCGTTTGGGTGAGCGCCAATTTGCTGCGACGCGTTCCCACTTTCCATTTTCCCATGACAGCCTCCTTGATGAACAGCCCCTACCACCAGTCGTGAAATGTAGAAGTAGTGAAGCCTAAAAAATTGATAAGCAGTAACAAAAACGCCAGGACGTTCCACTGCGCGAGTCTGCGCATCTGCACCGTATCCCGATAGCGTTGGTACAGCCATAGCGAATAAATCGCAAGAACCAGCATGGAGAGCACTACTTTTGAATCTAGCAGAAATTTCTCCGGCAAAACCATTTTACCCCAAATGATCCCTAATACAATCGAGAGCAAGAGCATCGGTACACCCAGCATGTTCATTCGGTACGCGTAGCCTTCCAATTGATCGAGGCTAGGCAACCGCCTGAGCAACGGGGACCAGCGTCTTTCCTTGAGCATTTTGTGCTGAAGCAAGTACATGGCCGAGAAGATCATGGAGAGCGAGAACGCCCCGTAGCTAAACATGGCCAGTGTCACATGTGTCAACAATAGCTCAGAGGTCAAGATACTCGATACAGCCTCAATCGGCGTTTCCGGCAAAAACATCGACATGACGAGCACGACGAACCCGATAATATTAGTAAAAAATACCAGCAAATCAATCCGAAAAAAATAGTGAATGGTAAGCGACAAGCCTACCAGCACCCATGAATAAAAAAAGAGCGTCTCAAACAGCGTAATGACTGGAAAATACCCCTTCATGACTGCTTGCGAGACAAAAAATGCGGTTTGCAAGGCCCAAACGACAACAAGCAACCCGAAAGCCAGACGATTGACTTTCCGGTTGCTTTGCAAGAAGTCGTTAAAATAGAAGAGAACACTTGCAGCGTAGAGAAAGATCGTCAAGTCGTAGATCCATCTCACCTCGGCCATGTACTCTCTCCCCCACTTTCCCAATCGGTTTCTAACAGTAGCAGATAGATTGTTAAGTCAGCTTAGTCAGGGAACCGGGAAGCCAATACTTGCTCCCGAGAAGAAGATGTCTGTTTATTTTTATCGTTAGACCAGATTGCTTCCTGTTCTTTTCGCTCCAGGATCTCCTCCAACGCAAACATTTTCTCGAAAAT
This genomic stretch from Brevibacillus sp. DP1.3A harbors:
- a CDS encoding inner membrane protein YpjD encodes the protein MAEVRWIYDLTIFLYAASVLFYFNDFLQSNRKVNRLAFGLLVVVWALQTAFFVSQAVMKGYFPVITLFETLFFYSWVLVGLSLTIHYFFRIDLLVFFTNIIGFVVLVMSMFLPETPIEAVSSILTSELLLTHVTLAMFSYGAFSLSMIFSAMYLLQHKMLKERRWSPLLRRLPSLDQLEGYAYRMNMLGVPMLLLSIVLGIIWGKMVLPEKFLLDSKVVLSMLVLAIYSLWLYQRYRDTVQMRRLAQWNVLAFLLLLINFLGFTTSTFHDWW